Proteins encoded within one genomic window of Lampris incognitus isolate fLamInc1 chromosome 19, fLamInc1.hap2, whole genome shotgun sequence:
- the mc4r gene encoding melanocortin receptor 4 codes for MNATQHDGLIRGYHNRSHGEFTLPVNKDLSAEGKDASLGCYEQLLISTEVFLTLGIISLLENILVIAAIIKNKNLHSPMYFFICSLAVADMLVSVSNASETIVIALINGGNLTIPVALIKSMDNVFDSMICSSLLASIWSLLAIAVDRYITIFYALRYHNIVTLRRAMLVITCIWTCCTVSGILFIIYSESTTVLICLITMFFTMLVLMASLYVHMFLLARLHMKRIAALPGNPPIQQRANMKGAITLTILLGVFVVCWAPFFLHLILMISCPRNPYCACFMSHFNMYLILIMCNSVIDPIIYAFRSQEMRKTFKDIFCCYSLTNLCICELSAKY; via the coding sequence ATGAATGCCACCCAGCATGATGGATTGATCCGAGGCTACCACAACCGGAGCCACGGCGAGTTCACTCTGCCTGTGAACAAAGACCTGTCAGCAGAGGGGAAAGACGCGTCCTTGGGATGCTATGAGCAGCTTCTGATCTCCACTGAGGTCTTCCTTACCCTGGGCATCATCAGCCTGCTGGAGAACATCCTGGTTATTGCTGCCATCATCAAGAACAAGAACCTCCACTCGCCCATGTACTTCTTCATCTGCAGCCTGGCCGTGGCTGACATGCTGGTCAGTGTCTCTAACGCCTCCGAAACCATCGTTATAGCGCTGATCAACGGAGGCAACCTGACCATCCCTGTGGCACTGATCAAGAGCATGGACAATGTGTTTGACTCCATGATCTGCAGCTCGCTGCTGGCCTCCATCTGGAGCCTGCTGGCGATCGCCGTTGACCGCTACATCACCATCTTCTATGCCCTGCGGTACCACAACATCGTCACTCTGCGGCGAGCCATGCTGGTCATCACCTGTATCTGGACCTGCTGCACCGTGTCCGGCATCCTCTTCATTATCTACTCGGAGAGCACCACGGTCCTCATCTGCCTCATCACCATGTTCTTCACCATGCTGGTGCTGATGGCTTCGCTCTACGTGCACATGTTCCTGCTGGCGCGGCTGCACATGAAGCGGATCGCCGCCTTGCCTGGCAATCCACCGATCCAGCAGCGGGCCAACATGAAGGGAGCCATCACTTTGACCATACTGCTGGGGGTGTTTGTGGTGTGCTGGGCTCCCTTCTTTCTGCACCTCATCCTCATGATCTCTTGTCCCAGGAACCCCTACTGCGCCTGCTTCATGTCCCACTTCAACATGTACCTCATACTCATCATGTGCAACTCAGTCATCGACCCCATCATCTACGCCTTTCGGAGCCAGGAGATGAGAAAAACTTTCAAGGACATTTTCTGCTGCTACAGCCTGACCAACCTGTGCATCTGTGAGCTGTCTGCCAAATATTAG